One Turneriella parva DSM 21527 genomic region harbors:
- a CDS encoding MoaD/ThiS family protein, protein MKIEVHFYAQLRDFFGDSLSLELSEAATVATLFTALTEKNALAADWLKVSRAASDEAFLTPDTLLTAGARCYILPPSSGG, encoded by the coding sequence ATGAAAATCGAAGTCCATTTCTATGCACAGCTCAGGGATTTCTTCGGCGATTCGCTCTCCCTCGAACTGAGTGAAGCCGCGACGGTTGCGACGCTCTTCACTGCCTTGACAGAGAAGAACGCTCTTGCCGCAGACTGGCTGAAGGTTTCACGGGCTGCCTCAGACGAAGCATTTCTGACGCCTGACACTTTGCTCACCGCCGGGGCGCGATGCTATATTCTGCCGCCTTCAAGCGGAGGATAA
- a CDS encoding GTP 3',8-cyclase MoaA yields the protein MVRRFRKLRLSLTDSCNFACVYCVTGHEAPAEKAQTRVEDFLRWVSAIHAVNPLNEIRLTGGEPTLYRDLVPLVARLSAMGISKISLTTNGFALARLAKPLSAAGLSAVNVSLDALDETIFRVMGGRSPAAVFAGIDAAKAAGLETKINTTLVGEVNDSQILPLLGWAKGKHVTIRFLELMAMGHLHAERSARLVAAEDILSVIATAFEFRALPRAPHATAHYYELDGGYRFGIIGNTSLPFCSDCDRLRLDSHGRIFGCLSSQQSHDLAAEGIDVAAVLRSAMQLKQAEKFTGSQLVMREIGG from the coding sequence ATGGTGAGAAGATTTCGAAAGTTGCGGCTCAGCCTTACAGATAGCTGCAACTTTGCGTGCGTCTATTGTGTCACAGGCCATGAAGCACCAGCAGAAAAGGCACAGACAAGAGTTGAAGATTTTCTCCGTTGGGTCAGCGCTATTCACGCAGTGAATCCCCTGAATGAAATTCGCTTAACCGGCGGCGAACCAACGCTGTACCGCGACCTTGTGCCGCTGGTTGCGCGGCTGAGCGCCATGGGGATCTCAAAAATATCGCTGACCACAAACGGTTTTGCATTGGCTCGTCTGGCGAAACCCCTCAGCGCAGCCGGACTTTCTGCAGTGAACGTCTCGCTCGATGCACTCGACGAAACAATCTTTCGCGTCATGGGGGGCCGTTCACCCGCCGCGGTTTTCGCGGGCATTGATGCGGCGAAAGCTGCAGGCCTTGAAACCAAAATCAACACCACGCTTGTCGGTGAAGTCAATGATTCGCAGATTCTGCCGCTTTTGGGTTGGGCAAAGGGTAAGCACGTTACGATACGTTTTCTCGAACTGATGGCAATGGGACACCTGCACGCTGAACGGTCGGCAAGGCTGGTTGCAGCCGAAGACATTCTGTCGGTGATCGCAACAGCTTTTGAATTTCGTGCTCTGCCCCGTGCACCACACGCGACCGCGCATTATTACGAACTCGACGGGGGCTACCGGTTTGGCATCATCGGCAATACTTCATTGCCATTTTGCTCAGATTGCGACCGGCTGCGCCTCGACAGTCATGGCAGAATCTTCGGCTGCCTGAGCTCTCAGCAGAGCCATGATCTTGCCGCGGAGGGCATCGACGTGGCGGCCGTGCTGAGATCGGCAATGCAGCTGAAGCAAGCTGAAAAATTTACCGGCAGCCAACTGGTCATGCGGGAGATCGGCGGATGA
- a CDS encoding molybdopterin molybdotransferase MoeA, whose product MLGVSEAKSLILAEARSFGTERIALERSFGRVLAENVRADRDYPPFNRSAMDGYAIVADQCATEKLYDVVGKLFAGGAAPAHLSRLRGGQKATPAALKIMTGAAVPEPFDAVIRREDARETAGQQVSFTSESILPWHNISRQGEDLQRGSTLALAGSAVDPSSVTLLASLGVHRPLVQKLPRVTIITTGNEIIPVNKKPRPTQIRNANALALRCMLARFGILNVTEKHTSDNKARLSTALKAALSSDLVLLTGGVSAGDSDYVPEVLQKLRVKQVFHKIAMKPGKPLWFGTRGKTRVFAIPGNPFSAQVCFHVYVAPFLRACLGQAPRPALTLSLAADRQKKDALEHFFPVRILSKVKSTPELELVAFNSSGDIRAGWGADGLAVHAAEKKEIRRGELVEFLPW is encoded by the coding sequence TTGCTCGGCGTAAGCGAAGCAAAATCCCTGATTCTCGCCGAAGCCCGCAGCTTTGGCACAGAAAGAATTGCGCTCGAAAGATCTTTCGGGCGTGTGCTCGCAGAAAATGTGCGCGCCGATCGCGATTATCCTCCGTTTAATCGCTCAGCGATGGATGGTTACGCAATTGTTGCCGATCAGTGTGCAACAGAAAAGCTTTACGATGTCGTGGGAAAGCTCTTCGCGGGGGGCGCTGCACCCGCACACCTTTCCCGGTTGCGGGGCGGGCAGAAGGCGACCCCAGCAGCCCTGAAAATCATGACTGGCGCGGCCGTGCCAGAACCCTTTGACGCCGTCATTCGCCGTGAAGATGCGCGCGAAACCGCCGGGCAGCAAGTATCTTTCACCAGTGAGTCGATCTTGCCCTGGCACAACATCTCACGCCAGGGTGAAGATCTGCAGCGGGGCAGCACGCTCGCACTTGCGGGTAGCGCGGTCGACCCGAGCTCGGTGACCTTGCTGGCGTCGCTCGGCGTGCACCGACCCCTTGTGCAAAAGCTGCCGCGCGTGACGATTATCACCACGGGCAATGAAATTATTCCGGTGAATAAGAAGCCCAGGCCGACGCAGATTCGCAACGCGAATGCGCTCGCGCTCAGGTGTATGCTCGCCCGCTTCGGCATTCTGAACGTTACAGAAAAACATACCTCTGACAACAAAGCGCGTCTCAGCACTGCACTCAAAGCTGCGCTCTCTTCTGATCTCGTGCTTTTAACCGGTGGCGTATCTGCCGGTGATTCAGACTATGTTCCTGAGGTTTTGCAGAAGTTGCGGGTAAAGCAGGTGTTCCACAAAATCGCCATGAAACCGGGTAAACCCCTGTGGTTCGGTACGCGGGGCAAGACTCGGGTATTCGCGATTCCCGGTAATCCCTTTAGTGCGCAGGTGTGTTTTCATGTTTATGTTGCCCCGTTTCTGCGCGCATGCTTAGGGCAGGCGCCCCGCCCGGCGCTCACTCTTTCTCTTGCGGCAGACCGGCAGAAAAAAGATGCATTGGAGCATTTTTTCCCGGTGCGCATTCTGAGCAAGGTGAAATCTACCCCTGAACTCGAGCTGGTCGCCTTTAACAGCAGCGGCGATATTCGTGCAGGGTGGGGCGCAGACGGCCTGGCGGTACATGCCGCAGAAAAAAAAGAAATCCGCCGTGGCGAACTCGTGGAGTTTTTACCATGGTGA
- a CDS encoding molybdenum cofactor biosynthesis protein MoaE, with protein MYLAELTEKPIDLSRVLAMAKSMPSSSQIGARVIFSGEIRGFSHGKDVSQLEYTAHKPLAEKHMLEVVRAAAAEYPLIAALCVHRLGMLEVGESAVVVITCGRHRTETYAANQYIINRVKAETPIWKREFFTDGTSMWGENCHH; from the coding sequence ATGTATCTTGCAGAGCTGACCGAAAAACCGATTGATCTGAGCCGTGTATTGGCTATGGCCAAGAGTATGCCATCGTCATCACAGATCGGCGCCCGAGTAATTTTCAGCGGCGAGATTCGGGGGTTCAGCCATGGCAAAGACGTCAGCCAGCTCGAGTATACGGCGCATAAGCCGCTTGCCGAAAAGCATATGCTTGAGGTTGTTCGCGCGGCTGCTGCCGAATATCCGTTAATCGCGGCGCTCTGCGTGCACCGCTTAGGCATGCTCGAGGTGGGTGAAAGCGCCGTCGTCGTCATCACCTGCGGCCGCCACCGCACAGAGACCTATGCAGCAAATCAGTACATCATCAACCGCGTGAAGGCAGAAACCCCCATCTGGAAGCGCGAATTTTTCACCGATGGCACGAGCATGTGGGGCGA